From Fundulus heteroclitus isolate FHET01 unplaced genomic scaffold, MU-UCD_Fhet_4.1 scaffold_42, whole genome shotgun sequence, one genomic window encodes:
- the LOC118560329 gene encoding E3 ubiquitin/ISG15 ligase TRIM25-like has translation MEQNQLDRETLSCSICLDLLKDPVTIPCGHSYCMKCIKNFWDEEDHKGIHSCPQCRETFTPRPELSKNTMFAALVEQLKKTGLQAVPADLCYAGPEDVACDFCSGRKLKAIKSCLVCLASFCEKHLQPHYDSAAFKKHKLVEPSKNLQENICSRHDEVMKMFCRTDQKCICLICLMDEHKGHDTVSAAAERTERQRELEVRRENIQQRIQDREKDVKLLQQELEAIKHSADKTVEDSEKIFTQLIRLIQKRSSDVKQQIRSQQETERSRVKELQEKLEQEITELKRKDAELKQLSDTEDHNQFLHNYPSLSALSESTHSSSIKIRPLSYFEDVTAAVSELRDQLQDILRDAWTNISLRLTEVDVLLSEPEPKSRAGFLRYSCEITLDSNTVNSDLLLSEGNRKHLDLHLRSWFLQSRSVPGSQSRYSVLLQRL, from the exons atggagcagaaccagctggaccgagaaaccttgtcctgttcgatctgtctggatctactgaaggatccggtgactattccctgtggacacagctactgtatgaagtgtattaaaaacttctgggatgaagaggatcacaaaggaatccacagctgccctcagtgcagggAGACCTTCACACCGAGGCCTGAGCTGAGTAAAAACACCATGTTTGCagctttagtggagcagctgaagaagactggactccaagctgttcctgctgatctctgctatgctggacctgaagatgtggcctgtgatttctgctctggaagaaaactgaaagccatcaagtcctgtttagtctgtctggcctctttctgtgagaaacaccttcagcctcattatgattcagctgcatttaagaaacacaagctggtggagccctccaagaacctccaggagaacatctgctctcgtcatgatgaggtgatgaagatgttctgtcgtactgatcagaagtgtatctgtcttatctgtttaatggatgaacataaaggccacgacacagtgtcagctgcagcagaaaggactgagaggcagagagagctggaggtgagacgagaaaacatccagcagagaatccaggacagagagaaagatgtgaagctgcttcaacaggagctggaggccatcaagcactctgctgataaaacagtggaggacagtgagaagatcttcactcagctgatccgtctcatccagaaaagaagctctgatgtgaagcagcagatcagatcccagcaggaaactgaaaggagtcgagtcaaagagcttcaggagaagctggagcaggagatcactgagctgaagaggaaagacgctgagctgaagcagctctcagacacagaggatcacaaccagtttctccacaactacccctcactgtcagcactcagtgagtctacacactcatccagcatcaagatccgtcctctgagctactttgaggatgtgacagcagctgtgtcagagctcagagatcaactacaggacatcctgagagacgcatggacaaacatctcactgagactcactgaggtggatgttttactgtcagaaccagaaccaaagagcagagctggattctTGAGATATTCATGTGAAATCACACTGGATTCAAACACAGTAAACAGTGACCTGTTACTATCAGAGGGGAATAGGAAG CATCTGGACCTCCATCTCaggtcctggttcctccagagtaggagtgtacctggatcacagagcaggtattctgtccttctacagcgtctctga